The Cydia splendana chromosome Z, ilCydSple1.2, whole genome shotgun sequence genome window below encodes:
- the LOC134804449 gene encoding uncharacterized protein LOC134804449 encodes METKTTYELGRRVIDMFHSKGFSDVNIQFETGPKKGDGIAGEIFHTIISAVNKDGVPQVLETVIKCAPTNLTFRATMPVRNYFLRETLYYNKIVPIFDNLQDQFKLCVPQEMRCILPKCYGFSDDFRQEMLILDDLTKKGFRVAPIQSVDYDHAVIMLQTMAKLHALSFIYEQRYPKRFREMANQISGHLCTPLPGGEFTDKCLIQHGEYTMTQLLNAITDESLRERFETAAGTNSFKKHIELSKAGQTMAILHGDNWHNNHMFKYKNGKPIEGIPIDFQWSRYGSIAHDFMYLFLTDSGDLRRNHFHQLVDVYYAELKEFLSLCGYDVNKFCSYEQFQEELKSQVLISTVVYIFSAPFFKNPELSLPERLSSPATYYAVTEEYKQTVNNMVTVWDSFKRSFDC; translated from the exons ATGGAAACGAAAACCACCTATGAGCTCGGAAGGAGGGTGATCGATATGTTCCACAGCAAAGGGTTCTCTGATGTTAATATCCAGTTCGAAACGGGACCCAAGAAAGGTGACGGAATTGCTGGCGAAATATTTCACACCATCATCAGTGCGGTCAACAAGGATGGAGTACCGCAGGTGTTGGAGACAGTCATCAAGTGCGCCCCCACCAACCTAACCTTTCGCGCGACCATGCCAGTAAGAAACTACTTTCTTAGAGAAACTTTGTATTACAACAAAATCGTACCAATATTCGATAACCTGCAGGATCAATTCAAGTTATGTGTGCCGCAGGAAATGAGATGCATTCTCCCTAAATGTTATGGATTCAGTGACGACTTCAGACAGGAAATGTTAATCCTCGACGACCTAACTAAGAAAGGATTCCGTGTAGCGCCTATACAGAGTGTAGACTACGACCATGCTGTAATCATGCTCCAAACTATGGCAAAGCTACATGCTTTGTCTTTCATTTACGAACAACGCTATCCGAAAAGATTTAGAGAAATGGCGAACCAAATAAGTGGACACTTATGTACGCCATTACCCGGAGGAGAATTCACTGACAAATGTTTGATCCAACATGGGGAATATACTATGACACAATTATTAAATGCCATTACAGACGAATCATTGCGGGAACGATTTGAGACAGCCGCGGGAACAAATTCGTTTAAAAAACATATTGAACTTTCGAAAGCTGGACAAACCATGGCCATTCTGCACGGCGATAACTGGCATAATAACCACATGTTCAAATATAAG aaCGGCAAGCCAATAGAAGGAATACCAATAGACTTCCAGTGGTCAAGATACGGCTCGATAGCTCACGATTTCATGTATTTATTCTTAACTGATTCCGGGGACTTGCGAAGAAATCATTTCCACCAGCTGGTAGACGTATATTACGCAGAACTGAAAGAATTTCTGTCTCTCTGTGGATATGACGTTAACAAGTTTTGTTCCTACGAACAATTCCAAGAGGAATTGAAAAGTCAGGTGTTGATAAGCACTGTCGTATACATTTTTTCTGCACCCTTTTTCAAAAATCCTGAGTTATCTCTCCCTGAAAGGTTGTCGTCCCCTGCAACATACTACGCTGTGACTGAAGAATATAAACAAACTGTCAATAATATGGTCACTGTTTGGGATTCTTTTAAACGTTCTTTCGACTGTTAG